A genomic segment from Sciurus carolinensis chromosome 1, mSciCar1.2, whole genome shotgun sequence encodes:
- the Znf572 gene encoding zinc finger protein 572 has translation MEQGKELLVAESKGFTKRENVKVLFSGDKSRNNMGTAQHSDPEAEKLCLRVSKWSKRHGPQNIKNEDMKETLLAWSQEEEIWCHDSCENDGKSQCWENTRGKEKKFDHQEWDPGEHNSVSVQWNSSSGEKPYKCLECWKSFSNSSHLRTHQRTHSGEKPYKCSECEKCFCNSSHLIQHLRTHTGEKPYQCGECGKSFSNTSHLIIHERTHTGEKPYQCPECGKSFSSSSHLIQHHRSHTGEKPYECPICGKGFSHSYVLIEHQRTHTGEKPYKCPDCGKSFSQSSSLIRHQRTHTGEKPYKCPECGKGFGCNSTLIKHQRIHTGEKPYTCPECGKNFSRSSNLTAHQKTHTGETSCGSSEWEESLPPDCSVVEECRVQPGEKPYKCCECGKSFSLSSHLIRHQRTHTGEKPYRCSECWKTFSQSSTLVIHQRTHTGEKPYKCPDCGECFSQSFNLIRHRRTHIGEKPYKCPDCEKCFSRSAYLSQHRKIHVEKSLESPDVGSFLHEWTWKSCSGKMALLPSFSVSNSSSA, from the exons ATGGAACAAGGAAAAGAACTGTTGGTGGCAGAGTCTAAAGGGTTCACCAAGAGGGAGAATGTGAAAGTCCTCTTTTCAG gagacaaaagtagaaataatatggGAACTGCACAACACAGTGATCCTGAGGCAGAGAAACTCTGTCTTAGAGTTTCCAAGTGGTCTAAACGACATGGACCACAGAATATTAAGAATGAGGATATGAAAGAAACACTACTGGCATGGTCCCAAGAAGAGGAGATTTGGTGTCATGATTCCTGTGAGAATGATGGCAAGTCACAGTGTTGGGAAAATactagaggaaaagagaaaaaatttgacCACCAGGAATGGGACCCAGGAGAACATAATAGTGTCTCTGTCCAGTGGAATTCGTCCTcgggagagaaaccctacaaatgtttGGAATGTTGGAAAAGCTTCAGTAATAGTTCTCATTTGCGTACTCACCAGAGGACCCACTCAGGAGAAAAGCCTTATAAGTGCTCTGAGTGTGAGAAATGCTTCTGCAATAGTTCTCACCTGATCCAGCATCTGAGAACACACACAGGGGAGAAGCCCTACCAGTGTGGCGAGTGTGGGAAAAGCTTCAGCAACACCTCGCATCTTATTATCCACGAGAGGACACACACGggggagaagccctaccaatgtccCGAGTGTGGGAAGAGTTTCAGTAGCAGCTCGCATCTCATTCAGCACCACAGATCGCACACGGGTGAGAAGCCATATGAGTGTCCCATCTGTGGAAAAGGCTTCAGTCACAGCTACGTCCTAATAGAACATCAGAGgactcacactggagaaaagccctACAAGTGTCCTGACTGTGGAAAGAGCTTCAGTCAGAGTTCCAGCCTGATCCGCCACCAGCGGACACACACAGgtgagaagccctacaaatgtccTGAGTGTGGAAAAGGCTTTGGTTGTAATTCTACTCTAATTAAGCATCAGAGAAtccatactggagaaaaaccctataCCTGTCCGGAATGTGGCAAGAATTTTAGTCGAAGCTCAAACCTTACAGCACACCAGAAGACGCACACAGGAGAGACGTCCTGTGGCAGTTCTGAATGGGAAGAAAGTTTGCCTCCGGACTGCAGTGTGGTAGAAGAATGCAGAGTCCAGCCGGGAGAGAAGCCATATAAATGCTGTGAGTGTGGGAAGAGTTTCAGCCTTAGCTCCCACCTCATCAGACATCAGAGAACACACACAGGGGAGAAGCCGTACAGATGTTCCGAGTGCTGGAAGACTTTCAGTCAGAGTTCCACCCTGGTGATCCACCAAAGgactcacacaggagagaaaccttatAAATGTCCTGATTGTGGCGAGTGCTTCAGTCAAAGCTTTAACCTCATCAGGCACCGAAGGACCCATATAGGAGAAAAACCTTACAAATGTCCCGACTGTGAGAAATGCTTCAGCAGAAGTGCCTACCTCAGTCAGCATCGGAAAATTCACGTGGAAAAGTCTCTTGAGTCTCCTGATGTGGGGAGTTTCCTTCATGAGTGGACGTGGAAAAGCTGTTCAGGGAAAATGGCCCTCCTCCCCTCATTTTCAGTCTCAAATTCATCTTCTGCTTGA